GACGACCTCGATCTCGTCGGCGCCGCGGACGACGGCATCCGGGATCGTCTCGTGCTGGGTCACGCCGGTGATCTTCTCGACCACGGCGTTCAGCGACTCGATGTGCTGCACGTTGAGCGTGGTGATGACGTCGATGCCCGCGTCGAGCAGGGCCTCGACGTCCTGCCAGCGCTTGGCATGCCGCGATCCGGGGATGTTGGTGTGCGCGAGCTCGTCGACGAGGGCGATCTCGGGCGCGCGGGCGAGCACCGCGTCGAGATCGAGCTCGGTCAGCTCGACGCCGCGGTGCACGGCGGTGCGGCGGGGAACCTCGGGGATGCCGATCGTCTGGGCGAGCGTGGCGGCGCGTCCGTGCGTCTCGACGACCGCGATCACGACGTCGCGATCCTCCTGCAGCAGGCGTCGCCCCTCGGCGAGCATCTCGAAGGTCTTGCCCACTCCCGGCGCGGCTCCGAGCAGGACCCGCAGGCTGCCGCGTCGCGGCGTGCGTGCCGCGTCCGTGCGCTCAGGGGTCATTCGCGCTCCCGTTCATCGAGTGCGAGGTTGAGTTCGGCGACGTTGATGCGCTCATCGCCGAGGAATCCCAGATCCCGCCCTTGAATCCTAGACTCCACGAGGCCGCGCACCTCGTGCTCCGGCAGGTGGCGCGCCGCGGCGACGCGGGGCACCTGCAGCAGCGCGTATGCGACGCTGATGTGCGGGTCGAGGCCCGAGGCGGATGCCGTGACGGCGTCGGCGGGGACCTGCGCGGGGTCGACTCCCTCCCGCGCGGCGACCTCGGCCCTGCGCTGCTCGATCGCCGCGACGAGGTCGGGGTTCTCCGGACCCAGGTTGCTGCCGCCGGAGGCGGAGCCGTCATACCCGTCGCCCGCGGCCGACGGACGGGGCTGGAAGTACTGCGGCAGTGCGTCGCCGTCAGCATCCGTCGCCGGCTG
This Microbacterium sp. XT11 DNA region includes the following protein-coding sequences:
- the kdpC gene encoding potassium-transporting ATPase subunit KdpC — its product is MSSTRSTLRVTGVAIRTMLALTLVLGLGYTLLITGIGQLLLPWQANGSPLSDDRGSALIGQPATDADGDALPQYFQPRPSAAGDGYDGSASGGSNLGPENPDLVAAIEQRRAEVAAREGVDPAQVPADAVTASASGLDPHISVAYALLQVPRVAAARHLPEHEVRGLVESRIQGRDLGFLGDERINVAELNLALDERERE